The Brassica napus cultivar Da-Ae chromosome C1, Da-Ae, whole genome shotgun sequence DNA segment AGAAGGCTGGTACTTCGATTTCCGCCACACACACTTCGATCAATACTCACCTCCTGACTTCTACACAAGGGTAAAATTCAATTCCCTTAGCAGTAGAAAACTCTTCTTGGTGGTCTCTTAGATTTTTTTACTTTCAGGTGGGGATAGCTGGAGTTCCAGCGGATACAGtgatgaagaagacaaagacGCTGGAGGATAACTGGGTGCCATCTTGGGACGAGGTGTTTGAGTTCCCACTAACGGTTCCAGAGCTGGCTCTACTGAGACTAGAAGTGCATGAGTATGACATGTCGGAGAAGGATGATTTTGGAGGACAGACATGTTTACCTGTTTGGGAGCTGCAGGAAGGGATAAGATCGTTTCCTTTGCATAGCCGCAAAGGGGAGAAGTACAAATCTGTCAAGCTTCTGGTGAGGTGTGAGTTTGTGTGACAAACTGAGAATGTTTTGGTGTGTGTGAGAATTTGGTTACAAGGAtttggtgtgtgtgtgtgtgtaacaCTGTGAGAGTGAATGCTTTATTTGTTGCGTGTTGTAATATAAGTGTAGAGTAAAAGGCAAGAGAGAGAGCTGGTCTCGTCTCCTGTGTTGTATTGTATACCAGTATTTGAATCTATATCACTCCATCCGTTTATAAAGATGaacatttttctatttataatacCTTTTTTacaactaattatatttttttttaaattagttatatttagtaaatattatttactgtatttttattggtttagaattatgaaaatagatacttattaaaaaattcatttaatattaaaatttaaaacatatttgaaaaatctaaaacttaataaaaccCTTTTGAAACAGAGGAGTTATTTTAAAgcaattttagattttttcgtgaTTTTTCACCAATGGGAAAAAATGGATAATTtagtaactaaaataaaaagagaagacGAAAATGAAAGAGATCAAAAATAAACTTTCctcaaaaattgaaaaaccgTAGAAAAAATCCTCtgaaaaatctccaaaatataaaaagctTTCACCTTTCATTGTGATTCTTTCTCTTTCCCTCACCTTTCTTTCTTTGAATCCCTTCTTCCTCGCACAATCCCCACATGTCCGACAGGTAAATCTAAACTTCTTCATCTCTCAAGGCTCTGTTCATCAACCTATGTTTAGTCTTTCAATCCCCTTCTTGAGAAAAAAGATTGACTctttttgattgattgattgatttacTTGAGCTGCTTTGGTTTCTCGAGGACAAAGTTTGAGTCTTTCTGATTGATTACTTGAGCTTCTTGGTTTCTGGAGAACAAAGTTTGACTCTTTTTGATTGATTACTTGAGCCCCTGGAGGACAAAGTTTGACTCTTTTGATTGATTAGTGGAGCTTCTTGGTTTCTGGAGaacaaagtttgaatcttttgatTGATTACTTGAGCTTCTTGGTTTCTGGAGGACAAAGTTTGACTCTTTCTGATTGATTACTTGAGCTTCTTGGTTTCTGGAGAACAAAGTTTGACTCTTTTGATTGATCATTGGAGCTTCTTGGTTTCTTGATGATGATTCAATGatcttttctttgtttgttaacAGGATACTCTGCAAGTTCTTTATCCATGGCTCATGCTTAAAAGGAGAACATTGTGAATACTCCCATGACTCTAATGTAATGTGTAATCTCAActcaaagaatctctctttctcGCTGATTCTTGTATGGTTCATGATTCTTTAATGTTGGTATCAGGTTTGCACATTCTACCAAAAAGGAATATGCTTATACGGAAGTAGATGTAGAAACGAACACGTCAGAACCACCTCTCAACCACAATCTTTATCTCCTTCCAATGTTCCACCACCACAAAAAGGAgatgacaacaacaacaacaacaacaacgacgTTTGTTACATCCACCCAAGAGAATACCCAATCTGCTCCTTCGCAGCAGCCGGCGACTGCCCACGTGGCAGCCAATGCCCCCACATGCACGGTGACATCTGCAGCACCTGCGGCAAAAAGTGTCTCCACCCTTTCAGACCAGAAGAGCGAGAAGAGCACACCAAAGAATGTCAGAAGAAGCAGAAGCACATCGAGGCTTTGAAGAAGAGCCAAGAGATCGAGTGCAGCGTGTGTTTGGACCGTGTCTTGTCCAAAGCCACTCCAGGGGAAAGGAAGTTTGGGCTGTTGACAGAGTGCCATCACCCGTTTTGTATACAGTGCATTCGTAATTGGCGTAGCAGTGCTCCTGTTTCGGGGATGGATGTGAACAGCACGTTGAGAGCGTGTCCTATATGTCGCAAGCTGTCTTATTTTGTTGTCCCGAGTGTTGTCTGGTACTCTACTCCTGATGAGAAGAAGGAGATCATTGACATATACAAGGCAAAACTCAGGTATAGATAACTTTGATGTCTTCACATTAGTCCCATTAGTAGATAATACATTGTGTTATGTTCTAATCTTGAAGGTCAATCAACTGCAAACACTTTAACTTTGGAAATGGGAACTGCCCTTTTGGAGGAAGTTGTTTCTATAAGGTATAAATGATTGTAACATTCTTTATTAGCATTAGAGAAATGATTTATagtcaaaatgtttttttttttgggttttggtatATAGCATGCATATTCTGATGGTCACTTGGATGAAGTTGTTGTTCGGAATCTTGGTTCACAAGAAGGAGAAACTTTAATAGCAGACAGTATCAGGTAACGTTTCTTTTTTGCTTCATCGTATCTCAccaaatatgattttaacttcATACCATGTTTGGTCTGTGTTTTTCAGGCTATCTGAGTTCCTTGGTCGTGTGCATATTTGAAATATCCTTAATAATATAATGTAAGTTTCTAACATCATTTGTAATCATCAGCTTGTTGGTCTCTTATTTTGATGAACATTCTTTCTAAACACACAGAACACAGGTGCTGATGACAACATCTTTATCTTTTAAACTCATTTGATTCCCGTTGACAATCCTTTGAAATTAGGTGAATAAGCAATTTCTTTCTCTGTTTATCTTTTACTAGTTTATTATCTTCTGTGAGTGGCTGATTCAAGCTATGTATTTTGATTCTAGATATGAAGACATGCTCAGAGGGGGATACTAGTTCAAAAGATATTAGGACAACAGAAGAAAACtcatttgtaaataatatttagataGTGAAAATGTTGTAAATAGAATAAGATTGTTTGAACAAGGCATTACCCAACAAATAATGTAAATAAAGCCTTTCAAAACCAACACAtgcaaaaaaaagatttgttttaAAGAGATGTTCAGATTCTGAGTTTATTTTCAGCAGGACAGCCTTAATTGTTATGGTatatagacaaaaaaaagtaagaaaagaTAGTGTTTTCCTCTATTGAGGTTTGAGACAGAAAAATAAGAACATAAACATTTAGGaaataaaagaaacatatatCTTTTGGGGTAGAGTTTTAGCATTAAGATGGAGAATGATCTGCACTCGCATCAACACTTCATACTATCTAGTATCTACCTTTATCAGCTGAGTaagcaatgtttttttttgtttacaaacgTTTACTGGATGcacattattttcaaaaatgctGTTCTGAAAGTTTTTGTTCTCTTCTAGAAAATGCTGGTCGGAAAATACAATGTTACCTTCTAGATTGCGAAAAATGGTTATTACTTATCGCTTAGAACAAAAAGTTATATACtatgaaaataatcaaaacatattCTCGTAAACTTAcaactcatatatttattttgtatgtttGATACTTCAAACACACGTGTGTGGTGTGggcgtgagagagagagaggttggtCTTGTTCTTGTCTTTGACTCCAACCAGCCTTTTTCAATGTATTTTTCTTCACTCACAAGTCTATCATCATGTTTTTAACAAGGACAtgcttatttttattatttataacaaaGAAAAGAGTCCCACctctttgcttcttcttcacATCCCTCATGTCTTCTCTCTATTAGAGAGACTCTCTCTTCTCAATCCCAACAAACACTTTTCAACCCCCACAAATCATATCATCCTCTCCATCTTTACTTTCTTCCTACAGTCTCTACATATTCTAAATCTCTCTCTGTGTAGACTTCTTCGAAAAGGCTCCACAAGTCCAAATGATGATGAGCACTCCGGGCATTACTAGAATCACAGACAAGAACAAGCCAAATCATGCATGTGGTATGACTAAATACATGTAGAAAGAAGGCGTTGGAGACACTTGGATTCAACTAGAAGGTTTTACTAAAGGATGATTATTAAAAGCACGTGAGAGGCATGTGGTATGACTAATACATTTGTTTGACCTTTCAAACTCTGGATCAGTAAACCTTGACCTAGACAATGCAGGTCAGTCCATCCCTAAGATGTTCCACACTTAAGCTAATATCCTTTTCCAGTCCTCCTGAAAGCATGCCCAAAATGAAAACGTATAGGAGCAGAGCATAATAGTCGTAAAGCATGGAGACGTGAGAACGTATGGATTATTAACCAGACATTCTTGTTCACAAAGTAAAACTTGAGTAGACACTCAAGTCTAATCCAATAATTAACAGATTTTTAGAAATATTGATTCCAACAGTTTCTCATCAAAACATTTGCTGGTTCTGTCAGAACCTTGTTCTATGTAGTTGAATTGTTGCTATATGAAAGAATGAAAATAAACCTAGTTTATTACATGATGGAAGGTgaactttttctcttcttttagaAGCTCTTTCATGTAATTTTTGCATGATAGTTTCCTTTTTTGTGGCACGGAACAATTTGGATTCATACTGGCGCACGGGTAGGGTGGGTGGATATCTGTTTTCCAAAATCTGAGGGAGGTTTGGGCATTCGAAATATTGTGTCTTGGAGTGAAACATGTACAATTTAAAGCTCATATGGATGCTCTACTTCAGAGCTGGCTCAATTCTGGTTCGCATGGATGACGAAAATCTATAATGTCTCATCATtctgaagaaaagaaaaatgtctATCACAAATGTATGGGTTATGGTTTGGACTTGAGGTGAGCTTTCTATTGAAATGAATCCAAGTCCGGTTTGATATCATTCGGGTTTGGTTTGGAGATAAAGGCTTTTATGAGTTCAggaaaattgtttataaaattagtCAGTTATATGTTGGCCATCAAAATGAAAACTAACACAAAACTAACTATAAAAGGAAATTCGGTAacgtatataaaaaatacaatattttgttttgtgtaaTTACGTACATATAATGTTGAagtattccaaaaaaaaaaaaaatactacataGTTTCCCAGTTAAAATGATTGGTTTAGTAGTTATCACCTGTTTAAAGTTAAGCATGAAGGATCTTGGATTACAAAAACAACAAACCCAAATCATTACTTGTGTAATTATAGTTTTCTCAACCACAACGCCATAATTGATGCTAAATCGACTCCACATCAATGAAACATTAATTCAAAGAGAAACATCAATCATATGGTTCATATGTATCTCTCTTGGAACTATATATGAACCAATCGATCATGTAATTTTCTGTCATCACACACTcacaaaaccaacaaaaaaacatcAGGAAAACATGTCATtaatagagagaagagaggaacatTACTCAAACTACTTTGTCCAAAGCTCTTCGTCCCTTTTCCACGACGCAGAATCCGAATTCCAGTCCCCATATCAATCTGACTCAGTGCAATTGGTCTTAGTCCGCATCAATGAATCCCCGAGGTACTCAGATTTCTTGAAATACTTGAAAACAATTGTGTGTATGAGGATGATAATGAGAAGAGGTTGATGCCATTGCGGAGCCTCAATTCGGGTTGGTGGATCGTTCTACAAATAATGTGGAGGTTTTTGTTTAGCTCTGGAGTGGCATTGCTCGTCTTTTACATTGCTACTCAGCCTACTCGTCCAGACATATCTATTCGAGTAATATGCATACTCTACTAATTACCTAGTAccacaaaaaaaagttagattGGGTTATTATGATAGTGACCTTAAGTATTAGTTTGGATTAATCCGGTTACCAAATTCATATAGTTACACCATTTCTACTCTTTGAGAAAAAATAACTACAAAATAAGCAACTAATGGTGGTCCAATGGTTGAAAtgatcaattatataatttgaggACTGGTTTTTGTACTGCGATATCATTGTTCCTTGTTGGTCATTGTGAATGTTTCATATGGCAAGAATCCATGAGTCTCCGTAATTAGGATCCGATGATTAGTGTGAGTTTCGGTTCTAGATCTCTCcaaaatctattaaaaacaaaactaaaaagataaataatgacCTATAGTTTATCATAGATTCTTACGAAAATAGAGCTTTATATGTATACTCTACCTAAAATGTACGTAATTTTCACAGATTGGAAAATTTAATCAGTTTTTGTTAGAAGAAGGTGTGGATTCACATGGAGTGTCGACTGTGTTCCTCACTTGCAATTATTCTACCAAGGTCATAGTGGATAACAAGTCCTATGTTTTTCGCCTTCACATTCATCCTCCATCTATCAAATTATTCTTTGGCCCCCTCAACTTTGCAAAGGCACAAGTAAAACTTTCTATATATAAAAcctaaaaatgtataaaatcaATATCAACTTTAGTTATATAAACTCATACACATGATTTCTTCAACTGGGGAACTATATGCATCAAGCCATGAGTCAACAACATTTCGGCTAAAAATAGGGATAAAGAACCAGGCGATGTACGGGGCAGGAAGACAGATGGAGGATATGCTTCAATCTAGAGCTGGATTTCCTCTAATACTACGAATGAACCTAATCTCCGACTTTCGAGTTGTCTGGAGTATTATAAACCCTAGGTACCATCAGAATGTCGAGTGTTTATTGTTTCGTTCTTACAACAAGAAACACAAACAAGCTACAGTAGTAAAAGAAAAATGTAGGGGTATCTTAACTAATCAGAGATTCTTCTCCCTGGAAGCATATGAAAGTATTTGAATCATGCAAATGAGACGCCATGATTATCTTACAATGATTTTTTTCATGTGTGTAACTGTTTTGTGATGAATTACATATCTTCATCTAGTAAAATCCGGATGATGCACacataaccaaaacaaaactaaaaaaattgtaaaccaAATGAAAACTACTAGttattagataattttatatatacatctctatatatatatttcttttttttgagaaagggctttACATCTCTATATTTTCTACAGATTTATATcctgatttttcttttaatttgataTTCCCAGTTTACGTCcatcattttatatatatgtgaaaaatagtaatttttttgtcatcaacataaaTAGACTCGATTAAGACTATGTTAACCAAACAAGTGACCCTGTGTCCATATTAGACGACTGGCTTCGTGCACTATACGTCCTTGTATTCTGAGTCCGAGGTACATGTGTGAGATGGAAAGTAAAAAAGCTTTCCTTCAGAATAATAGTAATTTCTCTTTTGATTTTATGCcacgaaaaataaatgagaaaatTTGCTTCTCATTTACATCATTAATTTGAATTGATATTTCATATATGTCAATGTCTACACCGA contains these protein-coding regions:
- the LOC125580422 gene encoding E3 ubiquitin-protein ligase makorin-like; amino-acid sequence: MSDRILCKFFIHGSCLKGEHCEYSHDSNVCTFYQKGICLYGSRCRNEHVRTTSQPQSLSPSNVPPPQKGDDNNNNNNNDVCYIHPREYPICSFAAAGDCPRGSQCPHMHGDICSTCGKKCLHPFRPEEREEHTKECQKKQKHIEALKKSQEIECSVCLDRVLSKATPGERKFGLLTECHHPFCIQCIRNWRSSAPVSGMDVNSTLRACPICRKLSYFVVPSVVWYSTPDEKKEIIDIYKAKLRSINCKHFNFGNGNCPFGGSCFYKHAYSDGHLDEVVVRNLGSQEGETLIADSIRLSEFLGRVHI